From a single Sediminibacterium sp. KACHI17 genomic region:
- the dinB gene encoding DNA polymerase IV gives MSLPQRYIAHLDLDSFFVSVEMLNDPSLKGKAVIVGGSRDRGVVTTCSYEARKFGVRSAMPMKTAMKLCPHAILVRGTRGEYSRYSRWVTEIIAAKAPLFEKASIDEFYIDLTGMDKFFDPFQWTIDLRQEIMSQTQLPISFGLASNKMVAKIATDEAKPNGYLFVQPGMERDFLAPLPVSKFSGVGEQTLKTLQSMGIHLIKDVIHTPIEILEKKLGKWGTDLWHKAHGMHHGEVHAYHEAKSISTENTFEENKTDIDFLLSELVRMTEKVAYELRQDEKLTGCIAVKIRYPDFETTSRQTTIDYTLRDDELIPVAIDLFHKLYRKGQPVRLLGVRLSELTNHAIQGSLFDDAEKKNELYKAIDDVKNKFGKSLLQKARTVKKDK, from the coding sequence ATGTCTCTTCCTCAGCGTTATATTGCCCATTTGGATCTTGACTCTTTTTTTGTAAGTGTTGAGATGTTGAATGATCCTTCCTTGAAAGGGAAAGCGGTGATTGTAGGTGGCTCAAGAGACAGGGGTGTCGTAACCACATGTAGTTATGAAGCAAGAAAATTTGGCGTCAGAAGTGCTATGCCGATGAAAACGGCCATGAAATTATGTCCACATGCCATTTTAGTGAGAGGAACCCGCGGTGAATATAGCCGATACTCCAGATGGGTGACCGAGATCATTGCAGCCAAAGCGCCATTGTTTGAAAAAGCCTCTATTGATGAGTTTTATATTGACTTGACTGGCATGGATAAATTCTTTGATCCTTTCCAGTGGACCATCGATTTACGTCAGGAGATCATGAGTCAAACTCAATTACCTATTTCTTTTGGATTGGCTTCCAATAAAATGGTGGCCAAAATTGCAACAGATGAAGCCAAGCCGAATGGTTATTTATTTGTTCAGCCAGGAATGGAAAGAGATTTTTTAGCGCCATTACCGGTAAGTAAATTTTCAGGGGTTGGAGAACAAACATTGAAAACCTTACAGTCAATGGGGATTCATTTGATCAAAGATGTTATCCATACACCCATTGAAATACTTGAAAAAAAACTGGGTAAATGGGGTACAGATCTCTGGCATAAAGCGCATGGCATGCATCATGGCGAAGTGCATGCATATCATGAAGCAAAATCGATCTCTACAGAAAATACCTTTGAAGAAAACAAAACAGATATCGACTTTTTGTTGAGTGAGCTGGTACGTATGACAGAAAAAGTAGCGTATGAGTTAAGACAGGATGAAAAATTGACGGGTTGCATCGCTGTTAAAATACGATATCCTGATTTCGAAACTACATCTAGACAAACCACCATTGATTATACGCTCAGAGATGATGAATTGATACCGGTAGCCATTGATCTCTTTCATAAACTCTATCGCAAGGGTCAGCCAGTTCGTCTTTTGGGAGTAAGATTGAGTGAATTAACCAATCATGCAATACAGGGAAGTCTGTTTGATGATGCCGAAAAAAAGAATGAACTGTATAAAGCCATTGACGATGTAAAAAATAAGTTCGGTAAATCCTTGCTCCAAAAAGCCAGAACAGTCAAAAAGGATAAATAA
- a CDS encoding S41 family peptidase yields the protein MRFILFVFLIGFAWVAKGQQVAYEKKHPVDFYYKKLSKTAVKEDIQFWLTTMEESHVNMYHSISRKAMQELTDSLLYKFTDSITHTDAVFIFSRLGAALDEGHVGLVSSKITDSLYNQSLRFPFQLQKVTEDAWIIAYDISSAQKLEMNDRVTAINDIPVSELNKRFTSLFGGLESWKREQIAYYSKKLLFLSGISSPFHIDAVKENGSKVRFTVEGFHRSQTDSITKVLTAKMSNQSNKPYEFSWLKDGIGYLNYRSMRDDATLPFDQFLKNVFSSLKDSSSKGLIIDLRENGGGDSQLGEQLLAHFNKKPYILAGGMKWKISSHYKTFLKSAKNYNEADHKFYMSQPDGNTYTYVNRELKKPAIKDPFFEGKVAFLIGTGTFSSANMLADGVVSYQLAATFGEPTGESPNDFGEMFNFMLPHSHIIARAASKMFTRANKDEKNLGPVVPEKIITPTASDKKQKRDPVLESAVNWILNK from the coding sequence ATGAGGTTCATCCTTTTTGTATTCTTGATCGGTTTCGCATGGGTTGCCAAGGGTCAACAAGTTGCATATGAGAAGAAACACCCGGTTGATTTCTACTATAAAAAGCTTTCTAAAACAGCTGTAAAAGAAGACATCCAGTTTTGGCTAACTACCATGGAGGAATCGCATGTAAACATGTATCACTCCATATCGAGAAAAGCCATGCAGGAGCTTACAGATAGTTTGTTGTATAAGTTTACAGACAGTATCACCCATACTGATGCAGTATTTATATTTAGCCGATTAGGAGCCGCTTTGGATGAAGGCCATGTGGGTTTAGTAAGTAGCAAGATCACAGATAGTCTTTATAATCAATCATTACGTTTTCCTTTTCAACTGCAAAAAGTAACTGAGGATGCATGGATCATTGCTTATGATATCAGCAGTGCACAAAAACTTGAAATGAATGACAGGGTCACTGCCATCAATGATATCCCCGTAAGCGAATTGAATAAAAGATTTACATCGTTATTTGGAGGATTAGAAAGTTGGAAAAGAGAACAAATCGCTTATTACAGTAAAAAGCTTTTATTCCTGTCTGGCATCTCCAGTCCTTTTCATATTGATGCAGTCAAAGAAAATGGCAGTAAGGTTCGCTTCACAGTTGAAGGATTTCATAGATCACAAACAGACAGTATTACCAAAGTCCTTACAGCTAAGATGAGTAATCAAAGTAATAAGCCATATGAGTTCTCTTGGCTGAAGGATGGTATCGGTTACTTGAATTACAGAAGCATGCGTGATGATGCTACTTTGCCATTTGATCAGTTTTTAAAGAATGTATTTTCTTCTTTAAAGGATAGTAGTTCGAAAGGATTGATTATCGATCTACGAGAAAATGGTGGTGGTGATTCTCAACTAGGGGAACAATTACTCGCACACTTCAATAAGAAGCCTTATATCTTGGCGGGTGGCATGAAATGGAAGATCAGTAGTCATTATAAGACATTTTTAAAATCAGCCAAGAATTATAACGAGGCTGATCATAAGTTTTATATGAGTCAGCCGGATGGCAATACTTATACTTATGTAAACCGCGAGCTTAAAAAGCCAGCCATTAAAGATCCTTTTTTTGAAGGCAAAGTAGCTTTCCTGATCGGAACTGGTACATTTTCTAGCGCGAATATGTTGGCAGATGGTGTTGTGAGTTATCAGTTGGCCGCTACTTTTGGAGAACCAACAGGTGAATCTCCCAATGATTTTGGAGAGATGTTCAATTTCATGCTACCTCATTCGCATATTATAGCCAGGGCTGCCTCAAAGATGTTTACACGGGCAAATAAAGATGAAAAGAATCTTGGACCTGTGGTTCCGGAAAAGATCATCACTCCTACTGCCTCAGATAAAAAACAAAAAAGAGATCCGGTATTAGAATCTGCTGTAAATTGGATATTGAATAAATAG
- a CDS encoding Crp/Fnr family transcriptional regulator, whose protein sequence is MSVSIDPIQELKKFCYKIHPLNDHEWDDFSLIWQPFSAKRKTVLTHVNETERYLYFVTEGIQRAFYAGDDGKEATIVFTYPFSFSGVADSFLTQMPSKYFFETLTKSEFIRTSYQQIDELMKRHHNFETLIRKATSFSLAGVLERQIELQCFSAEQKFKTLLKRSPHVLRLIPHKYLASYLGIDATTFSKLLGNVRIEG, encoded by the coding sequence TTGTCAGTCAGTATAGATCCAATACAAGAACTCAAAAAATTCTGTTACAAGATCCACCCATTGAATGATCATGAATGGGATGATTTTTCTTTGATATGGCAGCCTTTCTCCGCGAAAAGAAAAACGGTGCTTACGCATGTGAATGAAACAGAAAGATATCTATACTTTGTTACAGAAGGCATTCAAAGGGCTTTTTATGCAGGTGATGATGGGAAAGAAGCAACGATCGTATTTACCTATCCTTTTTCATTCTCAGGAGTTGCTGATTCTTTTCTTACTCAAATGCCCTCTAAGTATTTCTTTGAAACCCTCACAAAAAGCGAGTTCATTCGTACCAGTTATCAGCAGATAGATGAGCTAATGAAACGACATCACAATTTTGAAACATTGATCAGAAAAGCAACCAGCTTTTCCCTTGCAGGAGTTTTGGAGCGACAGATAGAGCTGCAATGTTTCTCTGCCGAACAAAAATTCAAGACTTTATTAAAGAGAAGTCCACATGTTCTCAGACTTATACCGCATAAATACCTGGCTTCTTATTTAGGTATTGATGCAACAACATTCAGTAAGCTGTTGGGTAATGTAAGGATTGAGGGTTGA
- a CDS encoding DinB family protein — MPVYLSNTLINELQEQTESFLNKAIGEWQMIKHSQFALKESPEKWSATQCLEHLNSYGRYYLPVMEKAIREARKKDWKATTHFKSGWLGNYFTQLMMPKEDGSLGKKMSSPKDHYPVSNFNSHQVIGVFIEQQEKLLQLLEDARSIDLNKASCPISIAKFIKLKLGDTFLFFIAHQYRHIIQAEKALQAAGVLQGAEVLYFNPGKIAS; from the coding sequence ATGCCAGTTTATTTATCAAACACACTCATCAACGAATTGCAGGAGCAAACAGAATCCTTTTTAAACAAAGCCATCGGCGAGTGGCAAATGATCAAACATAGTCAGTTTGCACTGAAAGAATCTCCAGAAAAGTGGAGCGCCACACAATGTTTAGAGCACTTAAATAGTTATGGGCGTTATTATTTACCAGTGATGGAGAAGGCAATAAGAGAAGCCAGAAAGAAGGATTGGAAAGCTACTACTCATTTTAAGTCAGGATGGCTGGGTAATTATTTTACACAGCTCATGATGCCAAAAGAAGATGGTTCATTAGGCAAGAAAATGTCTTCACCAAAAGATCATTATCCGGTTTCTAATTTTAATAGTCACCAAGTGATCGGCGTATTTATTGAGCAACAGGAAAAATTATTACAACTATTAGAGGATGCCAGGAGTATTGACCTGAATAAAGCAAGTTGTCCTATTTCCATTGCTAAATTCATCAAACTAAAACTAGGAGATACATTCTTATTTTTCATTGCCCATCAATACAGACATATTATTCAGGCCGAAAAAGCCCTCCAAGCAGCCGGAGTCCTGCAAGGAGCAGAAGTGTTGTATTTTAATCCGGGTAAGATCGCAAGTTAG
- the rimM gene encoding ribosome maturation factor RimM (Essential for efficient processing of 16S rRNA): MESYIHIGRFVASFGLKGEVILQHALGKKTALKDVKVIFVEEQKGSYLPYFLESSKAKDHNEIYVKLEGVDTKERASRLSTRNVWLKDADFRKLAGKSSPISLLGYTIITDEDENLGPVLEVIEQPHQVLLRIDLNGKEALIPLHAESLDGIDHDQKEIHVVLPDGLLDVYR; the protein is encoded by the coding sequence ATGGAATCGTATATACACATCGGCCGTTTTGTGGCAAGTTTCGGATTGAAAGGAGAAGTGATCTTGCAACATGCCCTTGGTAAAAAAACGGCACTGAAAGATGTGAAAGTGATCTTCGTGGAAGAACAAAAAGGCTCCTACTTGCCTTATTTTCTGGAGAGTTCAAAAGCGAAAGATCACAACGAAATATATGTGAAACTAGAGGGGGTTGATACTAAAGAAAGAGCCTCCAGATTAAGTACCCGTAATGTATGGTTGAAAGATGCTGATTTCAGAAAGTTAGCGGGTAAATCATCTCCGATCTCCTTACTAGGTTATACGATCATTACAGATGAAGATGAAAATTTAGGGCCTGTTCTGGAAGTGATCGAACAGCCTCATCAAGTATTACTGCGTATTGATCTGAATGGTAAAGAAGCACTCATCCCTCTACATGCTGAATCGCTTGACGGTATCGATCATGATCAAAAAGAAATTCATGTAGTGTTACCGGATGGGTTGTTGGATGTTTACAGGTAG
- the rpsP gene encoding 30S ribosomal protein S16: MAVKMRLQRHGSKKRPFYFIVVADARAPRDGKFIQKIGTYNPLTVPATIQLDRQKALEWLNKGAQPTDTVRRILSFKGVLYLKHLLRGVKLGLFDDATAMTKFQAWHNEHEANVTRRNEEHRKNQRAKRAYTPVVKKVEAKQEEAAPAEGNTEA, translated from the coding sequence ATGGCAGTAAAAATGAGATTACAGAGACACGGTAGCAAGAAGCGTCCGTTCTACTTTATCGTAGTGGCCGATGCCCGTGCCCCAAGAGATGGTAAGTTCATCCAAAAAATTGGAACTTACAACCCTCTGACTGTTCCAGCAACTATTCAGTTAGACCGTCAAAAAGCACTTGAGTGGTTGAACAAAGGTGCTCAGCCTACTGACACAGTCCGCAGAATCCTCTCTTTCAAGGGAGTGTTGTACCTGAAGCACCTTTTAAGAGGTGTGAAATTGGGTCTGTTTGATGATGCTACAGCTATGACCAAATTCCAGGCATGGCATAATGAGCATGAAGCAAATGTTACCCGTCGTAATGAAGAGCACAGAAAAAATCAGCGTGCTAAAAGAGCCTATACTCCAGTTGTGAAAAAAGTGGAGGCTAAGCAAGAAGAAGCTGCACCTGCTGAAGGAAACACAGAAGCTTAA